DNA sequence from the Hippoglossus stenolepis isolate QCI-W04-F060 chromosome 17, HSTE1.2, whole genome shotgun sequence genome:
TTTACCTGGCTCTCCTCTCTGCGCTCCTCTCTTTTGACACAAGGTGAAGCTCAGCCCATCCTGATGCTGCTTGGTCACCTCCCACTTTGCACCCAGCCCAGCTAGTTTGGCCACTTTACTCAATGGGAGATTTGATGCTCTTGTCCTTTCTTTGAATGTTTCAAAAGCTTGTTTTCACTGATTATTACCTCTTATGCAGAGTGGACGGCATAAATATCCTTATTCTAGAAGCAGGTACTCATAAGAGTTCTTCTGGGATATTGCTGCTGTCACATATACTGTAACTTGATGTGAGTTTGGATGAAGGTGATATAGGTAATAACTTTCACAATTTTAAGTAAAATTCCACCTTTTATACAAtcctcatttcattttcctaGTTTTAGCCACGAGCTCCTCCTGTACATGAGATTAATGGTTGACAGAAACCACTAAGGGGTTAAATCTTACAGGAGATGTCAAAACAGGGGAATTATCTGAAAAAACAAACGTCCTAATATTTGCATTTGTCTTTTGTGAGAAACCAGATTATGTGTGGAAATACTGTGTAAACAAAAAATGTGAGAGGGAGAAATTCGATGCTTCCTCTTACGGTAAAAagacagtatttaaaaaaaacctttcctGGTCTTGCCGACCACTTAAAATACTTCACAGATTAAGTCACCTTCACCCATTCATacgactccacttcctcccaccattcataaattatcaaatcataaaatatcccagataagaaacgctgccatcttgagtcTGCACTGTAGCCGTGATGAACTCGATTTATAACGTAAGAAGTTTATGCTCttaatctctagtttcaagtcttagtcaatacagcatgatgttcatttagtaaatgatggtcccatttagagtcgAAGAGACGATAGCGAAGCGTATACATTGGGCCGTGGacaccgtgtgattgacagcggGTTACGTCCAATGGTTGGTGGTAGTCATcgaactcttttttttttaagtctttcGTTCATGAAGGTTTTAATGATTCGtttatattagaaaataaaatattagaaacacGTCTcattaaaaagcattaaaatcaGCCTCcagaatgacaataaagttgatgAAACTCCTCCTTTAACCACTTTCAACAATAACTAAACATCATAACCTCCAAGAGATTAGGTTATAATGCAGGATTGTTTTATCAGATTTCATTAGTTATAATTAGGTTTACCTATAAACAGAGTGTATATCTTCCCTCGTGAGTCTTTAAGCATATTTTATGTGCAGTGTGTTAATTTGCTTCAGCTCGACCACAACTTTTATTCCCTGGctaaatgaaaaaagacaaactgagtgtttcacatgcatgtacagtacGTGTGAGGACAGGAAGGCAGTTTGACCCATTCGTCTCCCTTATTGGAACGGAGCGCTTGTACCCCCAACATCCTCTGCTCTGCACGCTGCACAACAAAAACTGTGTTGAGCCTTCATTGCCACGATACATGTGTGTTTAGGTGACAGACACTTGTAAATGAACCCTAGTTTGGACGTGCTGTTCCTTTTTCCAAGAGTTGTTCATCAGGATTTGTCCCGTGGCCGCTCACAATCCCTTTAGTTGCAATTTAAACAGTCatattagagagagagagagagagagagttttacttaaataacagtaataattCAAATTGCAAATAATGCTCAAGAAAAGTGCAGGATATTTTTTCCTGGAGTTGCACAATTCAACATCTAATCACTTCAAATTATCTTCTATTCACTATTAATTAACAGGACTAAAAACATGAACTCtaatacatttagatttagaCAAAGCaacttttaaaaacctttatttatacagGGAAAGGCCACTGAGACCTTGCTTTCCTTTTGTCAAGGACGCCCTCACtacaatacaaatatacatttaacaaaTACTATGGAACATATAaagtgtaatatatatatatatatatatatataagcttaTATATAAGCAATTACGTATATAAAAGTTGTCGAGGAGGGAACAGGGAGTTTGCCAATGAGCTTTTGCTTTGTAGATAAAAAATAATGCTTTGTCATTCCCCTCCCTCGGTCAGAGCCGACTGCCACCACACTGTCTGATACAGATCACACACGAGTCTTAATCAAATCAAGTTGTCTTTCCAACTTGGcgtcttcatcctgagatatttgtcttcttccagttttgtgtgCGTCgcttgttagaaacatcatcaacgcGCCCACTCGCTCAGGAAAGTGTCCGGAGGTCGGTGCAGGTCTGAGGAAACTGGCAGCATCGATTGTTCCCCCGGCTTAAGAAAGGGTTTAACACTCGTATCTAAAGTCAGGAGTAACCAGAGGGTCGGCTGTCAACAGAGACGAGCTGAGGCTTTGAGGTTAGTCATCAACAGCTTGCTTTGCTGGAAGGAACTAGATCCGACTCACAACAAGCCTCCAGGAGATGAGGGTTTGGTATCAATAAAACAATGGTGACACCATGATACCTTCAGAGTAACATTAACTACAGTGTCATTTATAATAAGTCGGCATGACTTGGTCTTAAACTGAAACAATCAATCCATTTATTAGGCAACTGACCTATATGGACCAATTGGAATTTTGACTTGATGGTGGCACTAGAGGAAAGGTTAAGAGCTTCTTGCCgactgcaataataataataataataatgataaactttatttgtataacacCTACAACAACCATGTTGTCGAACTCATTTTGGAGAACACAAAGGAGACTTTTTGCAGATGTGACCTGAGGCTTTGGGAAATTTGTTTCTACTTCATGATAATTCTTTCATTGATTTAATAAGTTAAATCAGAAAATTTCCACTagttaaataatgaaaatatgaatgaattgGAGCCCTGTCTCAGTGATCTGCAAGTCATCCTGGCAGCTCGGTCCAAATGACTGTGCGCACAACAGAGACTCACAACAACACTTAAGACTTAAAAAGCTCACATATCTTATAATCGTTGATGTACTTTTTTTCGATGTCATGCGATGGGGAAGTTTACAGAGCAGAATGCTGAGTCacagaacagagaggaagaaacatcATTTTCTCCGAGAGCCGAAAACAATACGTGTTTTCCTGATTCCATGTGGTCGTCATCATTTACGAGTTTATATTTGGACCAGTGCTTGTTCCGGACAATAACTTGATCCATTTTACAAGATTGTATTtgttaataaatgttaaaactgACACAGTAACACAACTTTTTGTCTATTGCTAATAAACACTGAACtaatatttatgattatttatatatatgatataataaaaaataacaggagatgattatgatttttttttgacagattccttaatttaaattcaatattttttacttttacatttttaacttttttaaaaaattttaagactttttaagataACATTTAATTTCCCCTGACAGATAGTAATGAAAGTAGGGCCAACAATTATTTACCAAATCTATTATTATCACACTTTATTCAGTGCTTTCCACCggtatataaaataattatctaATAATATCATTAATTATTAGCTAAATGTGACATGGTCCTGGATATAGTGGATTATCACAAATTATCTTAAGGTTTATATATAGATTTTACATACAGAAAGATGTTGAAAACTGAATTGCACGTGAATAACTCTGGGTATCccgcaaaacaaacaaaaacgaTTGTATTTATTGAGAATCCTTGCGTTAATTGCCGTCAGAGGCTGTTCTTGAAATGCCTCATTAACATAACCCTGTCCTGGCAGATGGAGTCAGAGAGTCTTATGCCGTCTGTAACTTCGTACAACAAATAGAAACAGTATTTTTCCCACTACTGAATGTAGCCGTTCGGGTAAAGTCACCGGTCACAGTCGCAGTGTGTTTATAGTGTCGGGTtgcagaggagaggatgttAAATaacctgcatggtcacgcccTGGATGACGGACGGGTCTGAGTTTACAGTTCAATATGTAACACAGAAATGTTGACTCAACATGAATTCCCTCTGCTGACCTTTTGTATGTGCACAGATCTGATATTACTCAACTTGTACAACAGCCATCACTGTTGAGGGGGAAAGATCGACTGTGATGCTGTTTAAAGAGACAAGAGAGGAAATAGATGAGATTTTGTAAAAAGCATTTACTTCACATTGAGTTGCTTGATAAGCTGATAGTTTAAAATAAGTTCAAAAACCTGATCAAAAGGGCGTCTGTGGTTTAGATTGTGTCAGTTAACGGGTCTTTTAGTGCACCACTGCTGTAAGGAATGTGATTGGCCACTAGAGACTCCCATAATCTCATCACATACGAGACTTTACCTTTCTTTGTGTCGCGTGTTCTTCTTTTCAACAGTCAATCAAACGTTGTGGGGGCTCAGTGCTGTTTGATAGGCGGTCACAAAATGTGTATATGCAAcatatacattttgaaaagtgctttaaaagCTGCTGTATAAATAATAAGTATTACTATATTATAAAGCACTATCTTCAGGGACTGCAGACAGGTTGTGGCCCTGATGTCAACCTCATGAATCACATGTAAAGTGAAGGTCTCCAACTTTCTCCGAGTTCTTCTATACCTGCAAGCACACTGATAACAAATTTGGTTTAactttttggggagctgtcatgtcgtcaatATTTACATGTAGTAAAGATGTAGTATAACATTttctctaaataaagatggatgacatgtctccacttcctcccaatgtacaaaaatgaagccaaaatattccacATACCAGTGCCGCCATCTTGGAGCCAGCGTTCCCTTACACCTCGGAGCTCGGCCCATCGGAATGACGTCACGGCCCGAACAACCCGAGTTCATAGCGTTCCATTTGCACAGGAACCATGTTtacgttagccagctagccaCTGTTAGCAAAACCAGTTCATAATAACGCAATATGCGTATTAACAGCGTAGTAAAGCGTCCACAGATTAGTAATTTGGCAGTACTATGTGTACGACAAatttaatgacagaagtgctgataaacagtaaaaactttcTGCTGACACACGGAGCGGCCATCTTGGAACTTCGGACTCGGGGGTCCAGTAATTTCCGAGTTCAGAGGTTTAACCGAACGCTGCATTAAGAACTAAAAGTGTGTTTAAAGAGCGAcgcctcccacacacacttctctctgcaGCGATGTAAACCTGCTCATATCAAAGCTGatactttaattaatttctattaaattaaaaataggAACAGGACGCGATGACGTCACGCGGAGGTGTAGCCTTGCCCACCTGTTGCCGGGCACGCGCACCGGTCTCTCGTGCTCCCCAACCCATGACGTAATTGAAGCAGAAACAGGCACGCGCACAGAGCGGAATGAAGATGCGGTTCGGTGAGTGAAAgggttttgtttaaaaaacatcatgtcGTCATAAATCTGCGTTAAACGCGTCGCGGggctgttttggtttttttttaaaaacccggTGGAGACGTTGAGTGACGAAGGTGAAACTGCGTCACTGTTTCGCGACAGTTCTTCTTTAAAACAGGAAGCAACAGGGCGGCGGAGTCCCAGACAGAAACTTGGCTGTTGCGGGGTGGAAGTTGTCATCTCCTCCGCTAGCTCCGGCCGAAGATAACCGGCAATACCGGCGGGTTGATCGAGGACGTGTGGCGGGGAGAGGAGCCACCGGAGCCCGGGGGGGGGAAAGACCCAGAGCCGCGGGATGAGGCGGCGGAGCGGCGTGACAGGCGGAGGTTCTGGGAGGTGGAGTGACGGAGGTCAGGGTCCATGACAGCTGAGGGAGCTGCTGGAGCACAGGAGCTCACCGGTGACCAACAATTAACGAGATCAGATCAAGGTTATTTTGCCTGTTTTTGAATTTCAATGGTAAAgtagaaaagtttaaaaattatattgaaggacatgttaaagggatagttcaccgaaaaatgtaaattctctcattatctgctcaccactatgctgattgAGAGGGGTGAAGGGgttgagtccataaaacacgtttggagtttcaggggtaaacagcgttgcagccaattacaatacaattgaagtaaatggcgaccacttctttAAACGTAGTTAAACAACGTAccatgcctccatgctgctcctgtggtgtcatcccaGTGTCAGGAAGCcatgacattcaaattcgataGATAAACGTCCGCTGTGATCAGCGTTCGCACACAAGGCAGCGCCTCTTCGCTCTCGCCCAAGAGATACGTGACGACAATCGCCAGAACTTGCAGATTATCGCCCAGGTACTTCAGTTGTACTGGATTTGGCTGCGACGCTGTTTAACGCCTGAaactcctgaagtgtttttgtggactcacacacGTCACCCACACCTCCATCGGTAAAGTGGTGAGTaggtaatgagtgaattttcatttttgggtgaactctCAGCTCCAAAAATCCATATGCTCTCATCTTGATAACACATCTGTGACACTTTGTTGTTGTCTATTACAGCTTATTGATCCTTATTGGCTGGAATGTGTGACACTACAAAGTGATATGAGCTTAACGATTCATCAGCCAGGCCACGGTTAAGACTCTAGGTTTGTTTAACTCCAAGATCCAGCtgagaaacagaacaaaaactaaatgtaataCTGAAACTGATACTAAACTCAATAGATGATATCATATCCTTGGCATGTAAGCAGAGGATCGCGATAATAAAGAGGACAGTAAAAGTCAATCCAAAGATAATAGGATACAGAGAAGATTCCACTAACGCCCGCcactgaataaatatttttgttgctATGTGTTGCAGTCTAATGACTAATCCAGGCTGCTGCCGTGTCTGTGGTGAAATACAGATCATTTCTAATGCAGATGGGGGAACATTTCATCACTGCGCGGCCGTATTGCTAATGTCAGGGGCTTAAAATCACTGACCGCTGAACCGAAATAGAAACACAATCAACCGTGTGTCAAAACTGTGAACAAGCCTCCAGTGTTTTAGAGATTTGGCTCAACAAGCACAGTGTCCcggtttctctctgtgctgcaggcTGTGCACTCACAGCCGCTGTTGTCACGGTGGagatttcaattttatttatcaGGACATACTGTGCAGCATGTGATGTGTTAATATGAATGTTCCAGGATAATGCATGTAAACATTGCATGGGTAATATCAGCAAAGGTCACTGTGCTTGCTCAGTATGTTTTATCTAACAGGATATTTATTTCTTCTACAGGCGTTTACTTTGGAGCACAAAGCTGTGAGCTTGTTAATGCGTTTGTGTGACTGCAAAACTAAAAGTGCACACGATGTCCGTCAGTTATCAGATCGTCACTCTAACCCTTGGCCAAACAGATAAGAGGATAATCAACAACACAATGAGTTGTCTTTGCAGGAGTGTGATCTGTGTGTTTACCCTGAGGGTGATGGTCTGTTTTCTTTAAGAGACACGTCACATGTCTGCTTGGTCAGTAGCTCGAGAGGCCGATATAAAGCAgcttaaagaaaacacacttttaaaaagTCGCTCTCATCTCTTTGTCCCGCAGCCTCAGATATGGATTACAAGGTCGTGTTCGCAGCCTTGGAGACGGTGTGTGAAGACAACTTTTCTGCCTTGTGTGGACCCTCTGATTTACTGCCCGGCACTGTCGCCAGCCGCCTGGTCACGTGTTTGAGAGAGATCCAGGAGCATGGCCGTGCGCTGGAGCCTGTGGTCGCCAGCCTCACCGCCGTTTACCACCACTACGACTTTGACGAACAAACGCCTGGGAATGGCTACCGCACCCTGGTCAAAGTATGACaagatgtattttcttttacttacCCCTGGACTATAGTCTGTTATGTGAGCTATGATAGCCTTTTTACTAATGGGTTACTGTGTATATCTTTTGTGTATAgaatatatagatgtatatttATCAGATCACATTTTTGTTCAACAGAAATTGTTCTTTTAGTGGTTGTTTGGCGCTAAATATTGCACATTCCCTTCATTTCATATAAAATTCATAtcatttctttccctctcttcacTTTTTGTCTTCCAGGTCTTGCAGGCCTGCCTTCTGCACATCATACACAAGGGCCGTTACATTGCCGACAACTGCAACGGCGCCTTCTTCCGGGCCGAGCACAATGCATCCGAGATGGAGGCGTACTGCAGCGCCCTGTGCCAGCTGCGTGCCCTGCTCCACCTCGCCCAGCAGCTGATCAACGACAACGAATGCGGCCAGCTGTACTCGCAGCAGGACGGGGAACTGACCCGCAAGTTTGTGCAGGAGTACAGCTCCATGCACAAGGCGTGTTTCTACGGACGCTGTCTTGGCTTTCAGGTCGGCCAACAACACTAAATTCATTTCTCTTAATTTCTTGTTTCACACATGCAAGCTTTGTTCTGATCGGTCATTTAACACTTTCCATGTAAGCACAGTATTCTTGTTTGTGAATCCTTTTAATTGTTGGATACAATTCTCTCTTCACAGTTCTCTCCAGCTCTTCGTCCATTACTCCAGACTGTTGTCATAAGCATGATTTCATACGGAGAGAGGTACGGTAAACAGCAGTCACGGTTCGGTGAGTCTCAATTTCTAATGGTGTTGGTGGAGGTTGAATTCTCGTTTTCCTGGTGTGATCATGTTTAAAATACgttttctctctcgctccagGTATGGCGGCCCTTTCTCTCCTCACATCAGGGAAGTACGTCATTGATCCAGAGACGCGAGGCACTGAGTTTGAACGCATTACCCAGAACCTGGATGTACATTTCTGGAAGTCTTTCTGGAACCTCACGGAGTCCGGCCTTATAACAGTAAGTCACATactcttcctctcactgtgtTATCATCTGAAGTGACCTTCAGATTTTTTAACAGCTCATTCCCTTGTCTTTCTCCTTCCAGGGTTTAAACAGAATAGCGTCTAACCCAGTGCAGGTGAACCTCACCCTGactgtgcctcctctccctcttcgcCTTCCTCTGGCCTCAGACCCCAGTCTAACTGCCGCTGTGTCGCCGCCAATCGCTCACTCGGGCCCGGGGCCGGTCCACATGCGTCTGATCTCCTATGAGCTTCGAGAAGGACAAGTGAGGAAAAATGCAAAAGTTTATCTCAAAACTTTTGGATGTAATAGACTTTATAAATAAGAGACtaaaagaggagcagaagtAAAATGTTTCAGAAAACCATAGATTCATGATAAATAGTAAATTTGCTGAAAATATGATCGGGATAAAAAAAGGTCATAattgtgtgtgtcctgcatCTCTGATACTTTTCCTTATTATTGACCTCATTGCTCATCCTTTGACTTTATAGGACAGTGAAGAGCTGCTGGCTTTTTCCAGAACTGACCCTCCTCCCATCACCGCCTCTCATCTCCCCTGGGTACAGAGGCAGCCTCTCTCCCCCTGGCTGCTCATCCACTTCCACGGAGGAGGTTTCGTAGCCCAGACATCCAGATCTCATGAGGTACAGCACATGTTGAAGTAACACTGCTGGTGTTAACTGAAGCTGTAGTACATGCACAGTGTGTTAAAATAACTAGATGAGACTAAGCAGCTGCTGGTTTGCACCTCATCGCACGTCTTTTGATTCTGTTCTTCGTCCACCATGTGTCAGCATTATCTTCGGAACTGGTCGAAGGAGTTGAAAGTGCCCATCCTGTCTGTCGACTACTCTTTGTCACCTGAAGCGCCTTTTCCCAGAGCTCTGGAGGAGTGTTTCTACGCCTACTGCTGGGCACTGAAAAACTGTCACCTCCTGGGTAAGTGGATGAGTCAGACCATTCTGGACCAGGAGAATTAGCAACTTGGAGAATTCATATGTCCAAACTGTCCAAAATCCAACAAAAATATCTATCcaacagcattttaaacaaactttccTCTTTACTATGTTTGAAATGATCATACACACCAAcagttctgtgtgtctgtgtctctcaggCTCCACGGCGGAGCGGGTTTGTCTGGCGGGGGACAGCGCTGGAGGAAACCTCTGCATCACTGTGTCCATGAAGGCCATGACCTGCGGCATCCGAGTCCCTGACGGCATGATGACCGCCTACCCCGCCACCCTGCTCACCACCGATGCCTCGCCCTCTCGCCTGCTCACACTCATCGACCCACTGTTGCCTTTAGGTGTTCTTGCAAAGTGCCTCAATGCCTATGCAGGTATGTGGAAGTGGGTGTGTGAGGTGTATACTGGGATACTGCTGTCGAGGCCGTGACCATTTCTACACTTGATGCAATGTTGATAATGTTGAAACTCTGTAAAATGTCTCAACACAATTGTCcggacatttcccagagttcataACTGtcacatttatgttttattttccttcctttttccttctttgtttcctgcagtgttTCCTAGTTTCATTTCCTAAGCTCTCGTCCTTTCCTCCTCAGGTATAGACTGTCGAAGGGTGCAGCCTGCAGTGGAAAGCAACAGTCTGACCACTCTGGGCAGAGACACAGCCGTGCTGCTCGGGGATCTCACCCAGGGAGCCTCCAACTGGATCCACTCATTTCTGGACCCCGTGCTGAGTTCAAGTGGAGCCCGCTCCGTGTCGTCATTACAGAGGAGGTCCGAGAGCAGTGAAACACGCAGGACATCAACTCCCGCCTCCACACAAACCTCTGGGGATCACATGGATTACCCACAAGGCTTTGCGCCCCTGCGCGCTGAGTGCCTGGCTGTTGTTCTCCCGACCTCCTCTCCTGTTTTTAGGAACCCGTTTGTGTCACCTTTACTGGCTCCGGACAACCTGCTGAGAGGTCTGCCGCCTGTACACATCGTGGTAAGAGGTCCAGTTAGATCACTTAGCTTGATTTTATCTTTTGCTTACGTGTGGAGAAACACCTTAAATCTGcctgtttttcagtctgttaTTCTCACTCGAGTTAGTCAGCTGTTTTCCAAACTTACAGTATTTCCTGATTCCTCCGTGTGTCCACACAGGCCTCTGCTCTGGACGCCTTGCTGGACGACTCTGTGATGTTTGCCAAGAAACTGCGAGACATGGGCCAGCCTGTGAGTCTGACGGTGGTGGAGGACCTGCCTCATGGCTTCCTCAGCCTCTCACAGCTCGCCAAGGATACGGAGGTCGCTACAGAAATCTGCGTTGCGCGAATTAGGGAGATTTTTGAGCAAGAAATCCCAACGCCAGCTCTCCGCAGCCGGTCAAAGCGGGAAGTGGCGTAACAGAGAACCAAACCATGACTTGTTCATCTGTCATTCCA
Encoded proteins:
- the lipea gene encoding lipase, hormone-sensitive a isoform X2 — its product is MKMRFASDMDYKVVFAALETVCEDNFSALCGPSDLLPGTVASRLVTCLREIQEHGRALEPVVASLTAVYHHYDFDEQTPGNGYRTLVKVLQACLLHIIHKGRYIADNCNGAFFRAEHNASEMEAYCSALCQLRALLHLAQQLINDNECGQLYSQQDGELTRKFVQEYSSMHKACFYGRCLGFQFSPALRPLLQTVVISMISYGERYGKQQSRFGMAALSLLTSGKYVIDPETRGTEFERITQNLDVHFWKSFWNLTESGLITGLNRIASNPVQVNLTLTVPPLPLRLPLASDPSLTAAVSPPIAHSGPGPVHMRLISYELREGQDSEELLAFSRTDPPPITASHLPWVQRQPLSPWLLIHFHGGGFVAQTSRSHEHYLRNWSKELKVPILSVDYSLSPEAPFPRALEECFYAYCWALKNCHLLGSTAERVCLAGDSAGGNLCITVSMKAMTCGIRVPDGMMTAYPATLLTTDASPSRLLTLIDPLLPLGVLAKCLNAYAGIDCRRVQPAVESNSLTTLGRDTAVLLGDLTQGASNWIHSFLDPVLSSSGARSVSSLQRRSESSETRRTSTPASTQTSGDHMDYPQGFAPLRAECLAVVLPTSSPVFRNPFVSPLLAPDNLLRGLPPVHIVASALDALLDDSVMFAKKLRDMGQPVSLTVVEDLPHGFLSLSQLAKDTEVATEICVARIREIFEQEIPTPALRSRSKREVA
- the lipea gene encoding lipase, hormone-sensitive a isoform X1 — translated: MTAEGAAGAQELTGDQQLTRSDQASDMDYKVVFAALETVCEDNFSALCGPSDLLPGTVASRLVTCLREIQEHGRALEPVVASLTAVYHHYDFDEQTPGNGYRTLVKVLQACLLHIIHKGRYIADNCNGAFFRAEHNASEMEAYCSALCQLRALLHLAQQLINDNECGQLYSQQDGELTRKFVQEYSSMHKACFYGRCLGFQFSPALRPLLQTVVISMISYGERYGKQQSRFGMAALSLLTSGKYVIDPETRGTEFERITQNLDVHFWKSFWNLTESGLITGLNRIASNPVQVNLTLTVPPLPLRLPLASDPSLTAAVSPPIAHSGPGPVHMRLISYELREGQDSEELLAFSRTDPPPITASHLPWVQRQPLSPWLLIHFHGGGFVAQTSRSHEHYLRNWSKELKVPILSVDYSLSPEAPFPRALEECFYAYCWALKNCHLLGSTAERVCLAGDSAGGNLCITVSMKAMTCGIRVPDGMMTAYPATLLTTDASPSRLLTLIDPLLPLGVLAKCLNAYAGIDCRRVQPAVESNSLTTLGRDTAVLLGDLTQGASNWIHSFLDPVLSSSGARSVSSLQRRSESSETRRTSTPASTQTSGDHMDYPQGFAPLRAECLAVVLPTSSPVFRNPFVSPLLAPDNLLRGLPPVHIVASALDALLDDSVMFAKKLRDMGQPVSLTVVEDLPHGFLSLSQLAKDTEVATEICVARIREIFEQEIPTPALRSRSKREVA